The genome window ACGCGAAGATATCCTTTAATTCTTCATCATTTAAAGTACTTAAGTTGGCCGCAAAGATCGGTGCCATCGGAGGAAGGAGCGGTCTGCCGACTCCCATTCTTTTTTGCGTGCGAACCGTTTGAACGAACATTTCTTCGGTCCAGCCTCCCAGTCCGGTTTCTTTATCGGGGGTTAGGTTTTTCGCAAAGCTGACTCCCCAAGGCCCGACGACTGCCGTGAGATCTCCCGTAAAAAGAAGCCACGGGGAGTTTTGAAAACTTTTGTAATCAGGCAATCGGTTTGTTTCCAAATATCCGGCCAAGAATTTTGAATCGTCGGGAACGGGGCCTTGCGGGGTCATCGTTTTCGGCGTATGGCAATCGCTGCATCCGCTCACCAATACGATTTTTTTTCCGCGTTCGATACGAGCTGAAGCCGAGTTGTCATTCTTGGAACAATTCGTGAACAAAGCGAAAATCGCAAAGAAGCTTAGAACGATGGATGAAATTTTTTTCATAACAATCTCCAATGTGAATCTAGATGATCGAGGTTGTCGATTGCACATACGTTATGCGATACGACTTCCTGGATCGTAAGGCAGGGTTTTGATTTCAAACAAAGAAGCGATCCAAAAAAAGAATATTCCGGTTCTTGAATGTTCTTTGTTATAGATTGAGGATCGTGTTTTTTGATTCGAATTATAAATCGTATATCAAAACAATTCCGAGAATTGGAGATTTGTTTTTGAGAAGGATCGTTTGGGGAGAATTTGTCCGTTGTTCCGAGGATTTTACTTAAAAAGTGCTCGGCCCCGTCCTGATTTTGGACGGAGTGAGGTGTGGTCATAGAGAGCGAGGCGCTTGAGTTTCGCGGTGACGGATCACTACGGGCGGATTCGGTTCTATCATAAAAATCGAATAGACGCTAGATGAATTCAGAAGCATCCAACTATAGGGGAGCTCCTACATTTTTTTTGCGGGTAGGCCGCGAATCGAATCAATCCAATTTCATTCTATAACTCGACGGAACGCTCTCAGGGCTCCGCAAAATGCTCCCTACGGGTCGCATTTTAGATCGCGTTGAACTCAGCCGTACAAAAAAAATCCCCGAGTCGACCCGGGGATTTTTTTTATTTTGAAAGGAAGTGTAAAACTTATTTCAAAGGTTTGAATTCTAAGGTAACCACTCCGCGAGTAGCCGATTTTACTTCCAAAGATTTGGTCGCTAAGAAGGAGAATCCTCTATCTTTTTTGTAAACCAATTCTTCTTGGAAAAGAGCGTCTTTACCCGGATAGATTACTTCCCACTCGGAACCGTTCGTATCGGAAGTTCTTACGTTCACTTCTTTCGCAGCCGTAAACTCGGTCAGATCGTCTTTGAACTTAGTCGCTTCGTCCGCGTTCAAACCGGTAAACTTCAGAACGATCGGATTGTTTTCGGTGAGGTTAAACCATTCTTCTTTTAACTGATTGTTCACTTTTTTAGAAACGGAAGTCGCCCATTCGGTGATCGCCTTTTCTCTGGAAACTTTTTGAGTGATGTCCGCGCCGCGTCCATCCGCGTTTCCACTGTCTACGATTTTACCGTCGCCCCAAAGAAGAACCACTTTGTAAGTTCCTGTTGCCGCGGTGTTATAGATGGTTCTTTCTAGAGCCTTTCCGTTTACGGATTCAAGGGGTTGCTGATCTTCGGTTTCCACAGTCGCAAGAACCAGAACTTCCGCTTGCAGAGCTTCCGCGAGAATCTTGATCAGAGGAGAACCTTCCACTTTCTCGGCGTCCACTTGATTCTTACCGACTTTCTTTGCGGTAAGAGCGGGATCTATGATCTTGTTTCCGCTTTTCTTCAGAGCTTTGATGATCTCCGCTTCTCCGAAATTATTCGGACCCGCCGGAATTACGGGAGCTCCTCCCACTTTTCCGAGAACCAAAACCGCGACTCTAGGATTTCCTACGTCCGCGAGAAGGTTGTCTACCGCGGTGGAGATTTTGGATTCTTCCACTTCGCAGCGAACTGTGAGTTTTAACATCGGCTGAGTATCGATTTTGCCTTCAGCCTCGTCGATGATATCGTAGCTCTTAACGAATGCGTCCGTTTTAGAAAGAAGGCTGGAACCTAAACTTTCTCCATCGGAAGCCTTGCTCTTGTTGCTGATTTCTTCGCCGATTACTTTACGAACGGCGTTGATCTTTGCGTCTTTCAGAGCTCTTTGTTTTGCGATCTGCTTGTCTCCGTTATAAATGGGAGCCTCGCCGATTACGGTAACCTTGTTACCTTCTTTTTCATAGAACTCTTTCTTCTTACCACGAGTGGATCCGGAAGAACCGCAGCTGACTGCGAAAGAGATAACTGCTAAGGCCGCGATAAGCCTGGTGGTAGGGAAACGATTCATTTTGTCGTTTTTCTCCTTGAAGAATAGGTTTGGGGGATTTTTGTAAACAAAATAGGAATTCTCGGATGCTCTACACAAAAATAAAGAAAAAATTCTTCCTTTTAGTCATTTTTTTTCTGTTCCTCCCTTCGGTTGCCTGCGCTGAAAAAAGCTTTCGGAAACATATCGCCGATGCGAAGCTGATTCCTTCGGAAAACGAATTTTATAACAACGTTCTTCCGGGACTTTCAGGCAAAAACGTAATTCTCATCACCAATCCATCCGGTATAGGAAGAAGCCCCGAACGGATTATCCGTGAATTTAAAAAACACGACGTAAAGATCAAACATCTGATCGGACTAGAACACGGATTTCTCGGACTGGAAGAGGACTTCAGTAAATCTCCCGTAACTGTGGATGAATTTTTCAATCTTCCGATCTATCATATCTACCGCGTAAAGAATGCGGAACTACCTGCGATTTTGAAAGGAGCGGATGCGATTCTTTTCGACGTGCAGGATATGGGAATGAGATGTTACACGTATCTCACGGTTTTAAAAAGAATCATGGACGGGATTCCCGATCCTGCCGGAACGAGATTGATCGTACTCGATCACGTAAACCCGGCTTTGTATCTCAAGGGAAGAGGGGAGATGATCGACAAACGGTTTCTCAACTTCGCGGGAGAATTTCCCTCTCTCTTTTTCGGAGGTTTGACTCTGGGAGAATCCGCTCTCTTTTACAACGCGGAATATCTGGATAAAAAAGTTCGATTGGAAGTGATCGCACCCAAAAACGCGAAACGTTCCTTCGATTGGGACAAGGAAGGAATTCCTTGGACGACTCCTTCTCCGAATCTTCCCACCGTCGACTCCGCGATCAATTATCTCGGTTTGGTTTTATTGGAAGGAGTCAACGTTTCCGTCGGACGCGGAACGACCGCGCCCTTTGTTTACTTCGGAGCGCCTTGGATGAGCGAACCCGAAAAGTTGGCGGAAGAATTGAATCAGAATTCCGGCGGAGATTATTACTTCCAAACCGTATTTTTCAAACCCGTTTTCGGGCCGTATAAAAACGAAATCTGCCGCGGACTTCGACTAACCGTCGTAAATCGAAAATACGATCCGTTGAAAATGGCTTTTAAGTTGATCGCGGGTCTGAAAAATCAATACAAAGAGTTCAAATGGAGATCGTATCCGGACGGAACGCATAACATCGATTTTCTGTGGGGAACGGAATCCTTTCGAAAAGCGGTCGACAGCGGAAAAAGTTACGATCAGTATTCTGAATTCTTAAATTCTGCCGAGAAAGAATACAATGAGAAGATTAAAAAGTATTACCTCTACTAAAAAATCGTCCGTGTTTGAGACTTCGACTCGAATTACGCTCGGAGGAATTCTATTCTTATTTTTGAATGTTTCCTTTTTATCCGCGGAAGAAGCGAAGTGGAAGGAATATTCTCTCCGAGAATTGATCGGAAGATTGAAATATTACACATACGCGAAAGTGGCACAGAGTTTGCGGAGGGAATACCCTACCGCTCAGGAACAAGTTTGGGAGAATTCTTCCTGCACTCTTAGTTTACCGGAATTGCCGGGACCGTTTTTCTGCGGACTTTTGAAACAACAAAGCCCTTCTTCTTCCGAAACGTCCGGAAAAAATCCCGCGGCTTCTTCATCTTTATCTTCCGACAAGGTCACTTCTTCTCCGGAGGTTGTATCTCCGAATTCCGATAAACTTGCTTCCGCAACTCTGCCGCCGATTCCTTCTCAGTCGCTTGGAATGCACAGAAATACGAAGGAATATAAGAATATTCAACTATACTCAGGAACCACGATCTCGGGCAGAAATGTGGTTCAAATCGTTTCCGAAGAAAATCCGGGAGAATCACTGAGGGCTTTCTATCTAAACAACGGACAGCTCAGTCACTACGAATTTCAGGATAGAATTCTGATTTTCGATTGGTCCGGTTCCAAGTTGAACGCTATCTTGGAAGTAAAAGTGGATTCGATCTTAAGACCGCTCGGCGGAAGAGAAATCCTATTTCCATGAAACCGATCGTTTCCGGTTTCCTTCGGATGATGGATCATCAAGGAATCGATCCGGTCTCTTATATCTGGGTCACCGCGACTTACGATTCCGATTCTTCCGAAAAACAAGTGGCGCATATTCAAGAAAATTCTAAACTTCTAAACTATATCGGACAAAAGGTGAAACTCGAGTTCACCGGAAAGATCCGCTGCGTTTCCTGCGGGAGAATCACCAAAAAAAGTTTCAATCAGGGAAACTGTTTCACTTGTTTTCAAACGTTGGCCGAAAACGATCTCTGCATTTTAAGACCGGATACGTGCCACTTTCATCTCGGAACCTGCAGGGAACCCGATTGGGGAGAAGCCCACTGTTTTATTTCGCATACCGTGTATCTCGCCAATAGCTCCGCGATCAAGGTCGGAATCACGAAGGAAAATCCTGTTTCCAATCGATGGGTGGATCAAGGCGCGGTTCAGGGAATCCCTCTGGTCGAAGTGACTTCAAGAAGAGACGCGGGAATCATAGAGAAAGAACTTTCCAAGGTTTTATCGGACAGAACGACCTGGCAAAAGATGGTCGCGGGCGATCCGGAACCGATCGATCTCGCGGAACGCAAAAAGGAATTTCTGCAAAAAATCGAGGAACTCGATTTGGATCTGGATTATAAAATTTCTCCGCAGGAAACCCCGACTACGATTCGGTATCCGGTGCAGGCTTATCCGAAAAAGATTCAATCCTTGGCCCCGGAAAAAAATCCGATTATCGAAGACGTTCTTACCGGAATCAAAGGACAATATCTTCTCTTTCAATCCGGTGTGATCAATATCCGCGCGTACGGCGGTTATGAAACCGTTTTGAGCGTCGACTGAATGTAGGAACTGCTACGATTTTTTAGTAGCGGATAACGGACGGTTTGAACACAAATTGTGGGAACTCCAGCAAATTCTTATAAAACGCGACTCATTCCACATTCACTGAGAAAGTTGTGGGAACTCCTGCAAAAGATCGTAAACCGCGGCTGATTCCGTAGACGAAGTGTGGGAACTCATACAAGAATCCCCGATTTCCGTCGGGAAAATTCTGCTTTGATTTTGATCGAAGATTCGAAAAGAATGTCTTCCTATGAAAAAGATTTTCCCAAAGCTGGTTCCGCTTTTTGTCGTCGTTTATTTTTGGGGATGCGGCGCGATCATTGATTCCGTCGTTCCGATCGAATTGGATCTTCAGATCGGAAAATCCTTTTTGGAAAACGCAAAAGACGGAAAGGAAGGAATGCACATTCTCAAAAATGCCGCTCTGGAAAAATACGTAAAATCGGTCGCGGATAGAATTCTCAAATCGGACAAAATCCAATACAAAAAGGAATTTCCGTATAAGATTTCCATTTTGGACGACGACGATACGATCAATGCGGTTTGTACTCCGGGCGGATATATCTTCGTTTATACCGGACTTTTGAAACTGATTCAGGACGAGGCCACGTTAGCCGCCATTCTCGCGCACGAAATCGCACATGCGGAAAAACGGCACTCCGTAAAACAGATCATCAATTCCCTCGGAATTTATTTCACCATCTATATCGGTCTAACGATTTTTCTCGGATCGGACGCGGCCAATCTGATCAACCTAGGCTCAAGAGTAGGCGGAGAAATTCTCACCTTGGCGAATAGCCGTTCCGCCGAAGCGGAAGCAGACGCAATGAGTTTTGAATATTTGAAATCCACGAAATACTACCCCGGCGCTCTCGAATCGTTTTTCATTCTTATCGAAAAAAAGGAAAAGGAAGAAGGGGGAAGCGGTGCGGAAAAACGAATGATTAAATTCTTATCCACACACCCCTTGAACGACGAACGAATCGCCGAAAACAAAAAGCGTTTGGAAAGTATCGGAAATCCGAAAGCGACTTCCGAAAATCTTTATACGGAACGTTATCAGGCCGCGATGAAGCGCGCCTTCGGCGACGCGGATTGATTTAGAATCGATTTCCGTTTAGAAAACTACTTGTAATCGGATTCAACTTTTCTAAAGTTTTGCAATCTATGCGATTGGAACACAAACTCAAACGATGGGTGGAAGCGGGATTGATTCGCTCCGAACAAGCGGACGCGATCTTACATTTCGAAGAAACCCGTAAAACACCGTATCTTTACTATTCGTTTATCATTTTAGGGGTGGTGGTCATCGGAATCGGCGTGATCGCCATCATCGCCGCGAACTGGGAAGAAATTCCGGATATTCTGAAGTTAGGAGCCGGTCTCGGCGTTTTGTCCCTCATAGCGGGGCTTGCATTTTGGAAACGGGAGAACGGAAATCTCCTAACGGTCTTTCTCGTTTTGAATTCGATCTTGATCCTGGGAATGATCGGTCTCGTTTCGCAGGTTTATCATCGAGGCGGAGAATACTACGAAGCCGCGGCTCTTTGGTGCGTATTGAACGTTCTCTTTTTGATCGCGACGGATTCAAAGACGTTGATTCATCTTTGGACCGTCGGATTTCAGATCTTCATTACGGGATGGATTTTGGATCAACCCGGCTGGGAAATGAATCGCTGGAATCAGTATTTTTATTTTTCCACGGTCGGATTCTTTACGATCTGGACCGCTTCCGAACGATTCTCCTTGGAATCCAGAAAGGCTTCCTTCTTTTTATGGGCGGTTTTATTTTTAGTGATCGGAAGTTCTTATTTCGGTTTCCGAGGAACCTATGATTATACGTTCTACGGAACTCCCGAAGAAAATCCCGCTCATTGGATGGATGCGGTCCGACAATATCCTTGGACGCAAGTTCTGCTTCGTTTGTTCACGATCGTTCCGGGTATATTCTTAATTTTGAATACGGATGCGTTCACGAAATCGCAGAAGAAGTCTTTCGGCTTCAGTCTGATTATTTTCTTTCTTTTATATCTGCCGATTTATCTTCTCTATTCTCATGGAGAATCCGTTTCCGCAAGCGTTTGGAATCGGATCGTTTCCATGATTCCTGCTTTTCTTTTTATCGTATTTTGGCTGGGAATCGCTTCCGGGTTTCGCGCGCACAAACGGATTTTCGATCTCTCCGTTGCGATTATCGGAATTCGATTCCTGTATTTCTACTTCGACCTATTCGGAAGTTTGACTTATACGGGATTCGGTTTGATTCTTTCCGGGCTCTTGATCATCGGATTTACGATCGGATATTTAAAATTGAAAGGAAGAGTGAGAACTTTCTTGGGAGAACAGGAATGAGAACGTTCAAAATTCTTTTGATCCTTGCGTTGGCGACTCCGGTGGCATTCTTTGCATCCGAAATCGTATATTTGGAATTCGTAAAGAAGTCGGGAAAGGAACTGATTCTTCCCGTAAGCGGATATGATCCGCGCGATCTGTTATCCGGACATTATCTGCGTTACAACATCGAATACCAATCGTATTCTCTCTGTCAGGCGGCCGACGGTGGAGAATCGCTTCGTTCCAAGGCAAAGTCGAGCAAGGACGGTGGAACACATTGTGTTTGTTATTCGCATCCCGGAAAGATCGAAGAAGGGGACGGAACCTTTGTGGAAGGCTGTAATCCCGAAACTCTTCAGGATAAAAAGATCTGCAAGCTGTATCTCCGCGGCGAATGCAGATACGGAAGATTTACGATCGGCAACGAACGTTTTTACGTGAATGAAACCAAGGCTCTCGATTACGAAAAACGCCTTCGGGACGAAAGCGTTCACATTCGTTTGAAGGTCGATGGAGACGGAAAGGCGATTACCGATTCTCTGATTTGGGCGGACGGATCTTCGCTGTAACTTCGTTGAGACTGCAGAAGTCGTTTTCTCCGAAACCGGCTTTCATTCCAGATTCGTAGATCTCAGGAAGATTCTTACAAAGAGAAAGGTTCGTATCGGTTTGTTCGGCCAGTTCCATCGCGTGATGGACGTCTTTTCTCATATTCTTTAAAGAGAAATGAGTTTCGTAGTTTCCGGAAAATACGAACGGAAATTTAAATTCTGCGATCCCCGATTTTGCGGCGGATTGCAGAAGGATGTCCTTTAAGATATCCGGTTCCACTCCCGAGTTTTTGGCGAGTTCGAATCCTTCCATATATACCTGAAAAATGCCCGCTTGGATCATGTTCAGTGCGAGTTTCGCTTTTTGTCCGCTCCCTACCGAACCGCAATAAACCGTATTCTTTCCGCAAATATCAAAGAAGAATTGAATATCGGCGACTTCTTCCCGATTGGCTCCCACCATAAAAAGAATCTGTCCGTCTCTCGCCGCGTTTTTGGAACCGGTCATGGGAGAATCGTAAAATCGAATTCCGCGTCGGGAACATTCTTCCGCGAGTTTGAGTGTGAGGGGAAGAGAAGTGGTTCCGCAATCGAGGATGATCTTGGGTTTTACATCGAGAAGTCCGGACGAGATCGTTTCCCGGATTACCACCTCGTCTTCCGTCAGACAAAGGATCACAAGATCGGCGCCTTTGGCGGCTTCCGAAGGAGAATCAAAAAGAAGAACGTTTTCCGATTTTAGATCGTAGAGTTTGGAAAGATTTCTGGAATAGAGGCGGAGTTTTTGATTTTCCTTGGCGAGGTTGATTGCCATACCTCGTCCCATAATTCCCGTTCCGATGATGGATATTGTGTATTCTTTCATTATAATATACTAAAATACTTTGCGTCGTTTTTAAATTCGATAAATAATCGCCGATCGAAAAAATCAAACCGCACGGTTTTGAAAAGTCCGATTGCGATTAGAATGCGCTGAGCGCAGCCCGGATAAAGCTCGTAACCGGAGTTTGTTCCCTTGTATCCTCGAGACCTTCCCGAAGTTCGCGGAGAACGATCTGTGCGTCCGTCAAAACCGTGTTTACGTTCTTATGAACGTCGTCGTTGTTGATGAGCCTTCCTAAACTTCCGTCTCCCGTGTTGATTTTGGTCGTGATGTCCGCGATGTTCGAGAATGTTTTACGGATATCCCCTCGGTTTTCGGAGATCAACTCCGATAAACTCACGAGAGGATCTTGCAAAACCCTACCTTTCAAAGCGCCTGCAGCTTTGTAATCGATCATCGTTACGGGTGTGGATCTCTTTTTCAAACGTTCCGATTCCGGATCGGTCGTTCCCGGATCGATGGAAATCACGCGTCCGGTCAAAAGGCTTTCATTTTTAATGATGATGTCGTAGTTGTCGTAAAGGAGAATCCTTTCACGAAGAAGCATCGTGATTTCGACTCTGGTTCCGATTCCTGTTTCTCCTTCTTGGACCTCGGCTCCGTTTTCGTCGATCTGAATCAGCCGAATCGAGGAAACGTAGCCGAACGGAACACCTTGAACGGTGACCTTGTTTCCAACCTTGATTCCTTCCGCGTTTCGAAACGTGACCTTCATGAATTCACCGCGTTTTTTTACGGGACCTCCTTCGGTTACGATCGTAAAATATCCGACCACCGCGATGGCTGCGGTAAAAATAACTCCCACGAGAAGATAACGCAACGAACTCATATTCAATTCTCCTTATGTGATCGGTTCGATCCTATTTGGTTTCCAGGATCATCGGACCGGTTGTCTTTCCGTGAATGAATTGCTGGATCAACTCGTTGTCCGAATTTTGGATTTCTTCCGGGGTTCCGGTAAATACGATCTTTCCCTTATAGATAAAACTGATTCGATCCGCGATCTTATACGCGCTCGACATATCATGCGTGACCACGACTTGGGCAGCGCCCGTTTCCTTTTGAATCTTCAGAACGAGTTCGTTGATGACGTTGGACATCACCGGGTCCAGACCGGAAGTGGGTTCGTCATAGAGAATGATTTCCGGATTGGTAGTGATCGCTCTTGCGATTCCCGCTCTTTTTTTCATACCGCCGGAAATATCGTTCGGGAAGTTATCCTTGGCTATGACCATATCCACCAGTTTTAATTTCTGCATTACGATTTCCTGAATTTTCTCTTCGGATGCGAGTTTGTGTTCGCGTAAGGGAAGCGCAACGTTATCGAAAACGGTCAGCCAGTTGATGAGAGCTCCCGATTGAAAGAGAACGCCCATTCTCGCACGTAGTTTTTCCTTTGTTTTGGATCCGACTCGGGAAATGCTTTCTCCGAAGATGAAACAATCTCCAGCATCCGGCTCGAGAAGACCGGTGATGTGTTTGAGCGTGACCGACTTTCCGGTTCCCGAAGGACCGAGAATGACGAGAGTCTCTCCCTTTTTTACATGAAGGTCGACTCCGGTGAGAATCTTTCTTTTGCCGAAAGCCTTATGGACGTTTTTGAGTTCGATTGCAAACGTTTCCATGATCGTCATTCTCTATAAAATAAGGCGGTGATCATATAACCGGTAAAGATCACCATTAAGAACGAAGTGACCACCGATTCTCTCGTGGCGCGACCTACGCCGATCGCTCCGCCCGAGGTTCTAAGACCGTGCGAACAGGAAATCGCGGAAACGATGATCCCGAACACGAACCCCTTAAAAATTCCCACATACAGATCCTTCAGACCGGGAATGGAAGCGATTCGATCGAACACGTCTCGAAAATAGGTAAAGTAATCGATTCCCAGCTGGAAATACCCGACGATCGCTCCGCCTAAAATCCCAAGGATGGTAGAATAGACGCATAACACCGGTACCATGATCGAAAAACCGAAAATCCTCGGAAAGATCAGATAACGCACTGGATCGATGGACATGACTTCGAGCGCGTCCACTTCTTCCGAAACCTTCATCGTTCCGATTTCGGCCGCCATCGCAGAACCGATCGACGCCGCGAGAATCAAAGCAGTCATAAACGGGGACATCTCTCGGGTAAGAGTGATCGTCATCAAAAGTCCGATCTGTCCTTCGGCGCCGAAATCCTTGAGTCCGAGTCCGGTGTTCAACGACATGATCATTCCGGTGAAAACGGCTACGATGGAAACTACGGAGATGCTTCCTACGCCGGTGATATACATCTGATCCAGAATTTCTTTCCGTTTAAAAAAACTGTAAGGAAGATTTAGAACACTCTCATATACCAGAAGGATTGTAAAACCGCTCGCGTAAAAAAATTCGGTAAGGCTTTCTTTGATACGTTCACTCATATTTTGATAAACCAGAGGAGCTGAAGATTCCGGTTCGT of Leptospira sanjuanensis contains these proteins:
- a CDS encoding c-type cytochrome; this encodes MKKISSIVLSFFAIFALFTNCSKNDNSASARIERGKKIVLVSGCSDCHTPKTMTPQGPVPDDSKFLAGYLETNRLPDYKSFQNSPWLLFTGDLTAVVGPWGVSFAKNLTPDKETGLGGWTEEMFVQTVRTQKRMGVGRPLLPPMAPIFAANLSTLNDEELKDIFAYLKSIKPVRNQVPEPILH
- a CDS encoding lipoprotein LipL46, which produces MNRFPTTRLIAALAVISFAVSCGSSGSTRGKKKEFYEKEGNKVTVIGEAPIYNGDKQIAKQRALKDAKINAVRKVIGEEISNKSKASDGESLGSSLLSKTDAFVKSYDIIDEAEGKIDTQPMLKLTVRCEVEESKISTAVDNLLADVGNPRVAVLVLGKVGGAPVIPAGPNNFGEAEIIKALKKSGNKIIDPALTAKKVGKNQVDAEKVEGSPLIKILAEALQAEVLVLATVETEDQQPLESVNGKALERTIYNTAATGTYKVVLLWGDGKIVDSGNADGRGADITQKVSREKAITEWATSVSKKVNNQLKEEWFNLTENNPIVLKFTGLNADEATKFKDDLTEFTAAKEVNVRTSDTNGSEWEVIYPGKDALFQEELVYKKDRGFSFLATKSLEVKSATRGVVTLEFKPLK
- a CDS encoding exo-beta-N-acetylmuramidase NamZ family protein, whose translation is MLYTKIKKKFFLLVIFFLFLPSVACAEKSFRKHIADAKLIPSENEFYNNVLPGLSGKNVILITNPSGIGRSPERIIREFKKHDVKIKHLIGLEHGFLGLEEDFSKSPVTVDEFFNLPIYHIYRVKNAELPAILKGADAILFDVQDMGMRCYTYLTVLKRIMDGIPDPAGTRLIVLDHVNPALYLKGRGEMIDKRFLNFAGEFPSLFFGGLTLGESALFYNAEYLDKKVRLEVIAPKNAKRSFDWDKEGIPWTTPSPNLPTVDSAINYLGLVLLEGVNVSVGRGTTAPFVYFGAPWMSEPEKLAEELNQNSGGDYYFQTVFFKPVFGPYKNEICRGLRLTVVNRKYDPLKMAFKLIAGLKNQYKEFKWRSYPDGTHNIDFLWGTESFRKAVDSGKSYDQYSEFLNSAEKEYNEKIKKYYLY
- a CDS encoding LIC_11883 family protein, whose product is MRRLKSITSTKKSSVFETSTRITLGGILFLFLNVSFLSAEEAKWKEYSLRELIGRLKYYTYAKVAQSLRREYPTAQEQVWENSSCTLSLPELPGPFFCGLLKQQSPSSSETSGKNPAASSSLSSDKVTSSPEVVSPNSDKLASATLPPIPSQSLGMHRNTKEYKNIQLYSGTTISGRNVVQIVSEENPGESLRAFYLNNGQLSHYEFQDRILIFDWSGSKLNAILEVKVDSILRPLGGREILFP
- a CDS encoding DUF2797 domain-containing protein, with the translated sequence MKPIVSGFLRMMDHQGIDPVSYIWVTATYDSDSSEKQVAHIQENSKLLNYIGQKVKLEFTGKIRCVSCGRITKKSFNQGNCFTCFQTLAENDLCILRPDTCHFHLGTCREPDWGEAHCFISHTVYLANSSAIKVGITKENPVSNRWVDQGAVQGIPLVEVTSRRDAGIIEKELSKVLSDRTTWQKMVAGDPEPIDLAERKKEFLQKIEELDLDLDYKISPQETPTTIRYPVQAYPKKIQSLAPEKNPIIEDVLTGIKGQYLLFQSGVINIRAYGGYETVLSVD
- a CDS encoding M48 family metalloprotease codes for the protein MKKIFPKLVPLFVVVYFWGCGAIIDSVVPIELDLQIGKSFLENAKDGKEGMHILKNAALEKYVKSVADRILKSDKIQYKKEFPYKISILDDDDTINAVCTPGGYIFVYTGLLKLIQDEATLAAILAHEIAHAEKRHSVKQIINSLGIYFTIYIGLTIFLGSDAANLINLGSRVGGEILTLANSRSAEAEADAMSFEYLKSTKYYPGALESFFILIEKKEKEEGGSGAEKRMIKFLSTHPLNDERIAENKKRLESIGNPKATSENLYTERYQAAMKRAFGDAD
- a CDS encoding DUF2157 domain-containing protein, with the protein product MRLEHKLKRWVEAGLIRSEQADAILHFEETRKTPYLYYSFIILGVVVIGIGVIAIIAANWEEIPDILKLGAGLGVLSLIAGLAFWKRENGNLLTVFLVLNSILILGMIGLVSQVYHRGGEYYEAAALWCVLNVLFLIATDSKTLIHLWTVGFQIFITGWILDQPGWEMNRWNQYFYFSTVGFFTIWTASERFSLESRKASFFLWAVLFLVIGSSYFGFRGTYDYTFYGTPEENPAHWMDAVRQYPWTQVLLRLFTIVPGIFLILNTDAFTKSQKKSFGFSLIIFFLLYLPIYLLYSHGESVSASVWNRIVSMIPAFLFIVFWLGIASGFRAHKRIFDLSVAIIGIRFLYFYFDLFGSLTYTGFGLILSGLLIIGFTIGYLKLKGRVRTFLGEQE
- a CDS encoding GDYXXLXY domain-containing protein; the protein is MRTFKILLILALATPVAFFASEIVYLEFVKKSGKELILPVSGYDPRDLLSGHYLRYNIEYQSYSLCQAADGGESLRSKAKSSKDGGTHCVCYSHPGKIEEGDGTFVEGCNPETLQDKKICKLYLRGECRYGRFTIGNERFYVNETKALDYEKRLRDESVHIRLKVDGDGKAITDSLIWADGSSL
- a CDS encoding NAD(P)-dependent oxidoreductase, whose amino-acid sequence is MKEYTISIIGTGIMGRGMAINLAKENQKLRLYSRNLSKLYDLKSENVLLFDSPSEAAKGADLVILCLTEDEVVIRETISSGLLDVKPKIILDCGTTSLPLTLKLAEECSRRGIRFYDSPMTGSKNAARDGQILFMVGANREEVADIQFFFDICGKNTVYCGSVGSGQKAKLALNMIQAGIFQVYMEGFELAKNSGVEPDILKDILLQSAAKSGIAEFKFPFVFSGNYETHFSLKNMRKDVHHAMELAEQTDTNLSLCKNLPEIYESGMKAGFGENDFCSLNEVTAKIRPPKSENR
- the mce gene encoding mammalian cell entry protein Mce, which encodes MSSLRYLLVGVIFTAAIAVVGYFTIVTEGGPVKKRGEFMKVTFRNAEGIKVGNKVTVQGVPFGYVSSIRLIQIDENGAEVQEGETGIGTRVEITMLLRERILLYDNYDIIIKNESLLTGRVISIDPGTTDPESERLKKRSTPVTMIDYKAAGALKGRVLQDPLVSLSELISENRGDIRKTFSNIADITTKINTGDGSLGRLINNDDVHKNVNTVLTDAQIVLRELREGLEDTREQTPVTSFIRAALSAF
- a CDS encoding ABC transporter ATP-binding protein, with protein sequence METFAIELKNVHKAFGKRKILTGVDLHVKKGETLVILGPSGTGKSVTLKHITGLLEPDAGDCFIFGESISRVGSKTKEKLRARMGVLFQSGALINWLTVFDNVALPLREHKLASEEKIQEIVMQKLKLVDMVIAKDNFPNDISGGMKKRAGIARAITTNPEIILYDEPTSGLDPVMSNVINELVLKIQKETGAAQVVVTHDMSSAYKIADRISFIYKGKIVFTGTPEEIQNSDNELIQQFIHGKTTGPMILETK
- a CDS encoding MlaE family ABC transporter permease, which encodes MSERIKESLTEFFYASGFTILLVYESVLNLPYSFFKRKEILDQMYITGVGSISVVSIVAVFTGMIMSLNTGLGLKDFGAEGQIGLLMTITLTREMSPFMTALILAASIGSAMAAEIGTMKVSEEVDALEVMSIDPVRYLIFPRIFGFSIMVPVLCVYSTILGILGGAIVGYFQLGIDYFTYFRDVFDRIASIPGLKDLYVGIFKGFVFGIIVSAISCSHGLRTSGGAIGVGRATRESVVTSFLMVIFTGYMITALFYRE